The sequence TTTCAAAGCGGCTAAATCCGCGCTCAACCGCGCATGTCTTTCCAAAACCTGCCCCATGGATTGCGCCCGCGCCTGCGCCATCCGACTGCCAAGCGCCAGTTCCGCAAGGGCCGCGTCACGGCTCAACCCAAGGCTCTCGGCGTCTGCATCGAACTGCACCACGACGCCCGAAAGCTCATCCACGGCACCTGAAAGACGCTGTGTATATTGTTGAGAATACTCAGGAAATTGGGACAGGCCAGCCGCACAAGCCAGCCCGCCGGTCACGGCGATCACCCTGAAAATCATCTGCTCTGCCTCTTATTTTTTCAGGCAGTATACAGCATTTACATCCAGGTGTGGAACGACCGTTTCGCCATCGGTTCGACCATGCCCGCGCCGTGATGGACGTGATAGAT comes from Roseovarius bejariae and encodes:
- a CDS encoding DUF2937 family protein, which produces MIFRVIAVTGGLACAAGLSQFPEYSQQYTQRLSGAVDELSGVVVQFDADAESLGLSRDAALAELALGSRMAQARAQSMGQVLERHARLSADLAALKGSTNIQKALNPLYFSDADVARAAWGDFKPAVPVTPEGLGFAGVGFVAGYGLLVGLMAGLGRVFRRKERPQAAEA